A genomic segment from Euleptes europaea isolate rEulEur1 chromosome 17, rEulEur1.hap1, whole genome shotgun sequence encodes:
- the CCDC96 gene encoding coiled-coil domain-containing protein 96, which produces MADEAASGPESPGSAAGASPEETSPPKGDAEEAPTGDRDESPGAEEAAAVEEGEGPAVEPEGAAWEWEEDQADEGSVGEGPGEAEEGGGGGGGAPEEAGEGAEGPPGEAEGAAEATPPAGEGVGEGPSRASLLEALPTSAGFEEGEPSEPPPLQVGEQLARRISQSLWELERQASPERLEPGGSPRRPEEEEEGAEAAELRRAEEQRQRAELVEQYRQLLAERARLRHGSARLQGRLAEALNKAKGKERPRGELEQHISDKEQRYSRYLAMLQELRSQQREEMAWYQQQMDVLQEACQEKLAKVGGQWKAYQAAKKEVAVYTMGRRLGGKQAAIKQVDQIQGREGSKEREMTEVRLENIKLKHRISKLEASLKAQEQLAEGLHLIDFEQLKIENQTYNEKIEERNEELLKLRRKITNTVEVLTQVKEKLQFVEAENHGQKAQLMAVEALVAQKRDILTKTKQVRDRLRIDNEKLNQKCGLLGDRVLLRDYEDKVNVAEVLKERLEQLKHQHAGLALTCEGVKKKIRGIKSFLPI; this is translated from the exons ATGGCGGACGAGGCGGCGTCGGGCCCGGAATCGCCCGGGAGTGCGGCAGGGGCCTCTCCCGAGGAGACCTCGCCGCCCAAGGGGGACGCCGAGGAGGCGCCGACGGGGGACAGGGACGAGTCGCCGGGAGCCGAAGAGGCGGCGGCGGTTGAGGAGGGAGAGGGCCCGGCGGTAGAGCCGGAGGGAGCGGCCTGGGAGTGGGAGGAGGACCAGGCCGATGAGGGCTCCGTCGGAGAGGGCCCGGGAGAGGCCGAGgagggcggtggcggcggcggcggagcccCCGAAGAGGCCGGGGAGGGCGCCGAGGGCCCGCCGGGCGAGGCCGAGGGGGCCGCCGAAGCCACGCCTCCCgccggggagggggtgggggaggggccgtCCAGGGCGAGCCTCCTGGAGGCGCTGCCCACGAGCGCGGGCTTCGAGGAGGGGGAGCCTTcggagccgccgccgctgcaGGTGGGCGAGCAGCTGGCGCGCCGCATCAGCCAGAGCCTGTGGGAGCTGGAGAGGCAGGCCAGCCCCGAGCGCCTGGAGCCGGGCGGCAGCCCCCGCcggcccgaggaggaggaggagggcgccgAGGCCGCGGAGCTGCGCCGGGCCGAGGAGCAGCGGCAGCGGGCCGAGCTGGTGGAGCAGTACCGGCAGCTGCTGGCCGAGCGGGCCCGCCTCCGCCACGGCAGCGCCCGGCTGCAGGGCCGGCTGGCCGAGGCGCTGAACAAGGCCAAGGGCAAGGAGCGGCCGCGGGGCGAGCTGGAGCAGCACATCTCCGACAAGGAGCAGCGCTACAGCCGCTACCTGGCCATGCTGCAGGAGCTGCGGAGCCAGCAGCGGGAGGAGATGGCCTGGTACCAGCAGCAGATGGACGTCCTCCAAGAGGCGTGCCAGGAGAAGCTGGCCAAGGTCGGCGGCCAGTGGAAGGCCTACCAGGCGGCCAAGAAGGAGGTCGCCGTCTACACCATGGGCCGGCGCCTGGGGGGCAAGCAGGCCGCCATAAAGCAGGTGGACCAGATCCAAGGCAGAGAGGGGAGCAAAGAAAGGGAGATGACGGAG GTTCGTCTGGAAAATATAAAGTTGAAGCACAGGATCAGTAAGCTTGAAGCTAGCTTAAAAGCCCAAGAACAGTTGGCAGAGGGTCTGCATTTAATAGATTTTGAGCAGCTGAAGATAGAGAACCAGACCTACAACGAGAAGATTGAAGAACGCAATGAGGAGCTTTTGAAGCTCCGGAGAAAGATCACCAACACGGTGGAAGTCCTGACTCAAGTCAAGGAAAAACTGCAGTTTGTGGAAGCTGAGAATCACGGCCAGAAGGCTCAGCTGATGGCAGTGGAGGCTCTAGTAGCCCAAAAAAGAGATATCCTAACCAAGACAAAACAGGTACGGGATAGGTTGCGAATAGACAACGAAAAGCTTAACCAGAAATGCGGCTTGCTTGGAGATAGAGTTTTGTTGAGGGACTATGAGGACAAAGTAAATGTTGCAGAGGTACTGAAGGAGAGGCTGGAACAACTGAAACATCAGCATGCTGGACTCGCCCTTACTTGTGAAGGAGTGAAGAAGAAAATCAGAGGAATAAAATCTTTTCTACCAATCTGA
- the KIAA0232 gene encoding uncharacterized protein KIAA0232 homolog isoform X2 → MKKQAAVQCLRSASDESSGIETLVEELCCRLKDLQSKQEEKIHKKLEGSLPPEVDLSPAAKDQVEMYYEAFPPLSKKPVCLQEIMTVWNKSKICSYSSSSSSSTAPPASTDTSSSPKDCISESEVSKERNSNKGPAAIHERASQKKDKDEKENKFGSSTVEEKPALYKKQVRHKSEGKLRPRSWSSGSSEGGSNSSGNQGELKATTKCVKVRHKTREVRSKKGRNGQSRHLVKASEKAERKIQGGGSSSSSSGSIRQLCKRGKRPFKETGRKDAGNYEGRELYFDSRNEKEYKEEPLWYTEPITEYFLPLSRKSKLETTYRSRQDACERTSEAVEELAESVQGLCISNNNINKTYLAAGTFIDGHFVEMPAVLNEDIGLTRTSMCSQPEDDTHSDGVHLSELTHFYEVDIDQSMLDSGASGKMQGESRILNMIRQKSKEGANFEAECCIVFDGMELQGESAIWADSATSVGAEGWFLQDLSNLAQFWECCSSSSSGDADGESFEGDSPVRLSPPLDSTMLNSHMLAGNQELFSDTNEGSGLNSFSVFEVQCSNSVLPFPFEKLSLGNENTDSSSNVGMFGKTQSRLLIWTKNSAFDENEHCSNLSTRTCSPWSYSEETRSDNETLNIPFEESPQFNSDDVNYVVPRVSSSYVDEEVINFLQEETCQEQARPLGEMPTLIFTKKSKLESICGIQLEQKSEGKEYEPTQVCSDSSPHEDDYGSGVIKDIWTNMTDRNSAAIVEIDGIEEELFSADVNNYCCCLNNETKEEILQDPNKAVQRSEYHLWEGQKENLEKRAFATNRVSKVDCGDYTTPSKPWDVNPDKESSFILGGVYGELKTFNSDDEWAVVPPSHPKGNLLQCAASDVVTIAGTDVFMTPGNSFAPGHRQLWRPLLSFEQSEPLKCGDHGLNRGFSFIFHEDLLEACGNFQGEESGVEYSFSSFDLNNPFSQVLHVECTFEPEGIASFSPCFKPKSILCSDSDREVFHPRICGAGRTQYRAIRISPRTHFRPISASELSPCGGSESDFESEKDEGNIAAPPQAEVFDDPQADLKPLEEDAEKEGHYYGKSELESGKFLPRLKKCGMEKSAQTSLDSQEESSGVLLSENENSCLECSMNELQDMRAVESSQMSCNVVEPQEEEDKSCSCKDDSHTDNLVSPAQPKEFPGLNNDLQKISYNQAKQCWWEKALYTPLFPTPQYEECCTSVEKESGIGECTDIKEMPHSEEHLLDINMVSSVHEARCANPRSCETKSNGFRKKLYSSDSTSSEGTASEGGNGWVDPCEEELFSRTHL, encoded by the exons ATGAAAAAACAGGCTGCTGTTCAGTGTCTTCGCTCTGCTTCTGATGAA AGCTCTGGGATTGAGACTTTAGTGGAAGAGCTCTGCTGCAGACTGAAGGATCTCCAGAGTAAACAAG AAGAGAAGATTCATAAGAAACTTGAGGGCTCTTTGCCTCCTGAAGTTGATTTATCTCCTGCGGCAAAGGATCAAGTGGAAAT gtaCTATGAAGCATTTCCACCTCTTTCCAAGAAACCAGTTTGCCTGCAAGAAATTATGACTGTATGGAATAAATCCAAAATTTGTTCTTActccagctcctcctcttcttctactgccCCACCAGCTAGCACAGATACATCATCGTCTCCCAAGGACTGCATTAGTGAAAGCGAAGTATCTAAAGAGAGAAACAGTAACAAAGGACCTGCTGCCATACATGAGAGAGCCTCACAGAAAAAGGATAAAGATGAAAAAGAGAACAAGTTTGGAAGCAGCACTGTGGAAGAGAAACCCGCTTTATACAAAAAGCAAGTCCGGCATAAATCTGAGGGAAAGCTACGTCCTCGATCTTGGTCTTCTGGCTCTAGTGAAGGAGGTTCCAACTCTAGCGGTAATCAAGGTGAATTAAAAGCAACCACCAAATGTGTTAAAGTAAGGCATAAAACAAGGGAGGTTCGGAGCAAAAAAGGACGAAATGGGCAAAGCAGGCATTTGGTAAAAGCCAGCGAGAAGGCTGAAAGGAAAATCCAaggtggcggcagcagcagcagcagcagcggatcTATCAGACAACTGTGTAAAAGGGGGAAAAGGCCATTCAAAGAAACTGGAAGGAAAGACGCCGGGAACTATGAGGGAAGAGAGCTATATTTTGATAGCAGAAATGAAAAGGAATATAAAGAAGAGCCCTTGTGGTATACTGAGCCAATAACAGAATATTTTCTTCCCCTGAGTAGGAAAAGTAAGCTTGAGACAACGTACCGCAGCAGGCAAGATGCATGTGAGAGAACATCCGAGGCTGTAGAAGAATTAGCTGAATCAGTGCAAGGTCTTTGCATTAGCaacaataatattaataaaacataCCTCGCGGCAGGTACTTTCATCGATGGCCATTTTGTGGAAATGCCTGCAGTTCTAAATGAGGATATTGGCCTCACTAGGACCTCAATGTGTTCTCAACCAGAGGACGACACTCACTCAGATGGTGTTCATCTGTCAGAACTAACACACTTCTATGAAGTGGATATTGACCAATCCATGTTGGATTCTGGTGCCTCAGGCAAGATGCAAGGAGAGAGTCGGATTTTGAATATGATTCGGCAGAAAAGTAAAGAGGGGGCTAACTTTGAGGCAGAATGTTGCATAGTATTTGATGGGATGGAGTTGCAAGGGGAAAGTGCAATATGGGCGGATTCAGCCACCTCTGTTGGTGCTGAAGGGTGGTTCTTGCAAGATCTTAGTAATTTAGCTCAATTTTGGGAGTGCTGTTCATCTTCTAGCTCTGGTGATGCAGATGGGGAGAGCTTTGAAGGAGATTCTCCTGTTAGACTTTCCCCTCCCTTAGACAGCACAATGCTTAATTCACACATGCTTGCAGGCAATCAAGAGCTGTTTTCAGATACTAATGAAGGGTCTGGTTTAAATTCTTTTTCAGTGTTTGAAGTGCAATGCAGTAATTCTGTCTTACCATTTCCTTTTGAAAAACTCAGTTTGGGAAATGAAAATACAGATTCTAGTAGCAATGTTGGTATGTTTGGGAAAACACAGTCGAGATTGTTAATATGGACCAAAAATAGTGCCTTTGATGAAAATGAACACTGTTCTAATCTATCAACAAGAACTTGTAGTCCATGGTCATACTCTGAAGAAACACGTTCAGACAATGAGACTTTAAATATTCCATTCGAAGAATCCCCTCAGTTTAATTCGGATGATGTTAATTATGTAGTTCCTAGAGTGTCTTCAAGTTATGTAGATGAAGAAGTTATAAATTTTTTGCAAGAGGAAACCTGCCAGGAACAGGCTAGACCTTTAGGAGAAATGCCCACCttaatttttacaaaaaaatctAAACTAGAATCTATTTGTGGAATTCAGTTGGAACAAAAATCTGAAGGCAAAGAATACGAACCTACACAAGTGTGTAGTGACAGCAGCCCACATGAAGATGACTATGGCTCAGGGGTTATTAAAGACATTTGGACAAATATGACAGACAGAAATTCTGCGGCAATTGTGGAAATAGATGGCATAGAAGAGGAATTGTTTTCAGCTGATGTAAATAATTATTGCTGCTGCTTAAATAATGAAACAAAGGAAGAAATTCTTCAAGATCCAAATAAAGCTGTGCAGAGATCAGAATATCATCTTTGGGAAGGTCAGAAAGAGAATTTGGAGAAAAGAGCTTTCGCTACAAACCGTGTATCAAAAGTGGACTGTGGCGATTATACTACACCTTCCAAACCATGGGATGTTAACCCAGATAAGGAGAGTTCCTTTATTCTCGGTGGAGTCTATGGGGAGCTGAAAACGTTTAACAGTGATGATGAGTGGGCAGTGGTACCACCCAGTCACCCAAAAGGCAACTTATTGCAGTGTGCAGCTTCTGATGTGGTTACAATAGCAGGTACAGATGTCTTCATGACCCCAGGAAACAGCTTTGCCCCCGGCCACAGGCAGTTATGGAGACCCTTACTATCATTTGAACAGAGCGAGCCATTGAAGTGTGGTGATCATGGATTAAATAGGGGTTTTTCATTTATCTTCCATGAAGACTTGCTAGAAGCTTGTGGTAATTTTCAAGGTGAAGAGTCTGGGGTTGAATATTCATTCTCTTCCTTTGACTTGAATAATCCATTTTCACAAGTTCTTCATGTAGAATGTACATTTGAACCAGAAGGAATTGCATCCTTCAGCCCTTGCTTTAAACCCAAATCTATCCTTTGCTCTGATTCCGATAGGGAAGTTTTTCATCCTAGAATATGTGGTGCTGGGAGGACACAGTACAGAGCGATACGGATTTCTCCAAGGACTCACTTCCGCCCAATTTCTGCATCTGAACTTTCTCCATGTGGTGGGAGCGAGTCTGACTTTGAATCAGAGAAAGATGAGGGGAATATTGCTGCCCCTCCTCAAGCCGAAGTGTTTGATGATCCACAAGCAGACCTCAAGCCACTGGAAGAGGATGCAGAAAAAGAAGGGCATTATTACGGCAAGTCAGAGCTTGAGTCTGGGAAGTTCCTTCCTAGGTTAAAAAAGTGCGGAATGGAAAAGAGCGCCCAGACATCTCTGGATTCCCAGGAAGAGTCATCTGGAGTGTTGCTGTCAGAAAATGAGAATTCTTGCTTGGAGTGCAGTATGAATGAACTACAAGACATGAGGGCTGTGGAAAGCTCTCAGATGAGTTGCAATGTTGTGGAGCCACAAGAAGAGGAAGACAAGTCTTGCAGTTGTAAAGATGACTCGCACACAGATAATCTTGTTTCTCCAGCACAGCCGAAAGAG TTTCCTGGATTGAATAACGATCTTCAGAAAATAAGCTACAATCAAGCAAAGCAGTGCTGGTGGGAGAAAGCTCTCTATACCCCACTCTTCCCTACGCCACAGTATGAAG aatGCTGTACAAGTGTCGAGAAGGAGAGTGGTATTGGAGAATGTACAGATATAAAAGAAATGCCGCACAGTGAAGAACATCTTTTAGATATTAATATG GTTTCTTCTGTTCACGAAGCAAGATGTGCAAACCCGAGAAGCTGCGAAACAAAATCAAATGGCTTCAGGAAGAAACTCTACTCTagtgacagcaccagctctgaaGGCACAGCGTCAGAAGGAGGAAATGGATGGGTGGATCCTTGCGAAGAAGAGCTTTTTTCTCGAACTCACTTGTAA
- the TADA2B gene encoding transcriptional adapter 2-beta, protein MAELGKKYCVYCLAEVSSLRFRCTECADIELCPECFSAGAEIGPHRRWHGYQLVDGGRFTLWGAEAEGGWSSREEQLLLDAIEQFGFGNWEDMAAHVGASRTPQEVMEHYVSMYIHGNLGKACIPDIIPNRVTDHTCPSGGPLSPSLTMPLPPLDISVAEQQQLGYMPLRDDYEIEYDQDAETLISGLSVNYDDDDVEIELKRAHVDMYVRKLKERQRRKNIARDYNLVPAFLGKDRKDKEKPSKRKITKEEKELRLKLRSLYQFMSCKEFDDFFENLHKEKVLRTKIRELQRYRRNGITKMEESAEYEAARHKREKRKENKNITTAKRGKEDGKDGEFAAIENLPGFELLSDREKVLCSSINLSPARYVTVKTIIIKDHLQKRQGIPSKSRLPSYLDKVLKKRILNFLTESGWISRDAS, encoded by the exons ATGGCGGAGCTGGGGAAAAAGTATTGCGTGTACTGCCTGGCCGAGGTGAGCTCGCTCCGGTTCCGCTGCACCGAGTGCGCCGACATCGAGCTCTGCCCCGAGTGCTTCTCGGCCGGGGCCGAGATCGGCCCGCACCGGCGCTGGCATGGCTACCAGTTGGTGGACGGCGGGCGTTTCACGCTGTGGGGCGCCGAGGCCGAGGGCGGCTGGAGCAGCCGGGAGGAGCAGCTCTTGCTAGACGCCATCGagcagttcggcttcggcaactgg GAAGATATGGCTGCTCATGTCGGAGCATCACGGACTCCTCAGGAAGTGATGGAACACTACGTAAGCATGTACATCCATGGCAACCTTGGAAAAGCCTGCATCCCTGACATAATCCCAAACAGAGTGACTGACCACACCTGCCCAAGTGGTGGCCCGCTTTCTCCTAGCCTTACCATGCCTCTGCCGCCTCTAGACATATCAGTGgctgagcagcagcagctgggataTATGCCCCTTCGAGATGACTATGAAATCGAATATGACCAAGATGCTGAGACTCTGATCAGTGGTCTGTCGGTGAACTATGACGACGATGACGTGGAAATAGAATTAAAGAGGGCTCATGTGGACATGTATGTGAGAAAGCTCAAGGAGAGGCAGCGCAGAAAGAACATTGCTCGCGACTATAACCTGGTTCCTGCTTTTTTAGGGAAGGATAGAAAGGACAAAGAAAAACCTTCCAAACGCAAGatcacaaaagaagaaaaagagctgagATTAAAACTCAGGTCTCTCTACCAGTTTATGTCTTGCAAGGAGTTTGATGATTTCTTTGAAAACCTACACAAGGAGAAGGTTCTGCGAACCAAGATTAGGGAATTACAGCGGTATCGTCGGAATGGAATCACAAAAATGGAAGAGTCGGCAGAGTATGAAGCTGCGAGACACAAACGAGAGAAGAGGAAAGAGAACAAAAATATTACTACTGCTAAGAGGGGTAAGGAAGATGGTAAAGATGGAGAATTTGCTGCAATTGAAAATCTTCCTGGCTTTGAGTTGCTCTCGGACCGAGAAAAAGTACTTTGTAGCTCTATAAATCTGAGTCCTGCACGTTATGTGACAGTTAAAACTATTATAATTAAAGATCACCTACAAAAAAGACAAGGGATTCCATCGAAAAGCCGTCTTCCTAGTTACTTAGATAAGGTACTAAAGAAAAGGATTTTGAATTTCTTAACAGAGAGCGGTTGGATATCCAGAGATGCTTCTTGA
- the KIAA0232 gene encoding uncharacterized protein KIAA0232 homolog isoform X1 produces MHPIYTVVVDGLPSESSSSSCLGPVPVSEMSLLHALGPVQTWLGQELEKCGIDAMIYTRYVLSLLLHDSYDYDLQEQENDIFLGWEKGAYKKWGKSKKKCSDLTLEEMKKQAAVQCLRSASDESSGIETLVEELCCRLKDLQSKQEEKIHKKLEGSLPPEVDLSPAAKDQVEMYYEAFPPLSKKPVCLQEIMTVWNKSKICSYSSSSSSSTAPPASTDTSSSPKDCISESEVSKERNSNKGPAAIHERASQKKDKDEKENKFGSSTVEEKPALYKKQVRHKSEGKLRPRSWSSGSSEGGSNSSGNQGELKATTKCVKVRHKTREVRSKKGRNGQSRHLVKASEKAERKIQGGGSSSSSSGSIRQLCKRGKRPFKETGRKDAGNYEGRELYFDSRNEKEYKEEPLWYTEPITEYFLPLSRKSKLETTYRSRQDACERTSEAVEELAESVQGLCISNNNINKTYLAAGTFIDGHFVEMPAVLNEDIGLTRTSMCSQPEDDTHSDGVHLSELTHFYEVDIDQSMLDSGASGKMQGESRILNMIRQKSKEGANFEAECCIVFDGMELQGESAIWADSATSVGAEGWFLQDLSNLAQFWECCSSSSSGDADGESFEGDSPVRLSPPLDSTMLNSHMLAGNQELFSDTNEGSGLNSFSVFEVQCSNSVLPFPFEKLSLGNENTDSSSNVGMFGKTQSRLLIWTKNSAFDENEHCSNLSTRTCSPWSYSEETRSDNETLNIPFEESPQFNSDDVNYVVPRVSSSYVDEEVINFLQEETCQEQARPLGEMPTLIFTKKSKLESICGIQLEQKSEGKEYEPTQVCSDSSPHEDDYGSGVIKDIWTNMTDRNSAAIVEIDGIEEELFSADVNNYCCCLNNETKEEILQDPNKAVQRSEYHLWEGQKENLEKRAFATNRVSKVDCGDYTTPSKPWDVNPDKESSFILGGVYGELKTFNSDDEWAVVPPSHPKGNLLQCAASDVVTIAGTDVFMTPGNSFAPGHRQLWRPLLSFEQSEPLKCGDHGLNRGFSFIFHEDLLEACGNFQGEESGVEYSFSSFDLNNPFSQVLHVECTFEPEGIASFSPCFKPKSILCSDSDREVFHPRICGAGRTQYRAIRISPRTHFRPISASELSPCGGSESDFESEKDEGNIAAPPQAEVFDDPQADLKPLEEDAEKEGHYYGKSELESGKFLPRLKKCGMEKSAQTSLDSQEESSGVLLSENENSCLECSMNELQDMRAVESSQMSCNVVEPQEEEDKSCSCKDDSHTDNLVSPAQPKEFPGLNNDLQKISYNQAKQCWWEKALYTPLFPTPQYEECCTSVEKESGIGECTDIKEMPHSEEHLLDINMVSSVHEARCANPRSCETKSNGFRKKLYSSDSTSSEGTASEGGNGWVDPCEEELFSRTHL; encoded by the exons gagAATGACATCTTCCTGGGCTGGGAAAAAGGAGCTTACAAGAAATGGGGAAAAAGTAAGAAAAAATGCTCTGATCTAACACTAGAAGAAATGAAAAAACAGGCTGCTGTTCAGTGTCTTCGCTCTGCTTCTGATGAA AGCTCTGGGATTGAGACTTTAGTGGAAGAGCTCTGCTGCAGACTGAAGGATCTCCAGAGTAAACAAG AAGAGAAGATTCATAAGAAACTTGAGGGCTCTTTGCCTCCTGAAGTTGATTTATCTCCTGCGGCAAAGGATCAAGTGGAAAT gtaCTATGAAGCATTTCCACCTCTTTCCAAGAAACCAGTTTGCCTGCAAGAAATTATGACTGTATGGAATAAATCCAAAATTTGTTCTTActccagctcctcctcttcttctactgccCCACCAGCTAGCACAGATACATCATCGTCTCCCAAGGACTGCATTAGTGAAAGCGAAGTATCTAAAGAGAGAAACAGTAACAAAGGACCTGCTGCCATACATGAGAGAGCCTCACAGAAAAAGGATAAAGATGAAAAAGAGAACAAGTTTGGAAGCAGCACTGTGGAAGAGAAACCCGCTTTATACAAAAAGCAAGTCCGGCATAAATCTGAGGGAAAGCTACGTCCTCGATCTTGGTCTTCTGGCTCTAGTGAAGGAGGTTCCAACTCTAGCGGTAATCAAGGTGAATTAAAAGCAACCACCAAATGTGTTAAAGTAAGGCATAAAACAAGGGAGGTTCGGAGCAAAAAAGGACGAAATGGGCAAAGCAGGCATTTGGTAAAAGCCAGCGAGAAGGCTGAAAGGAAAATCCAaggtggcggcagcagcagcagcagcagcggatcTATCAGACAACTGTGTAAAAGGGGGAAAAGGCCATTCAAAGAAACTGGAAGGAAAGACGCCGGGAACTATGAGGGAAGAGAGCTATATTTTGATAGCAGAAATGAAAAGGAATATAAAGAAGAGCCCTTGTGGTATACTGAGCCAATAACAGAATATTTTCTTCCCCTGAGTAGGAAAAGTAAGCTTGAGACAACGTACCGCAGCAGGCAAGATGCATGTGAGAGAACATCCGAGGCTGTAGAAGAATTAGCTGAATCAGTGCAAGGTCTTTGCATTAGCaacaataatattaataaaacataCCTCGCGGCAGGTACTTTCATCGATGGCCATTTTGTGGAAATGCCTGCAGTTCTAAATGAGGATATTGGCCTCACTAGGACCTCAATGTGTTCTCAACCAGAGGACGACACTCACTCAGATGGTGTTCATCTGTCAGAACTAACACACTTCTATGAAGTGGATATTGACCAATCCATGTTGGATTCTGGTGCCTCAGGCAAGATGCAAGGAGAGAGTCGGATTTTGAATATGATTCGGCAGAAAAGTAAAGAGGGGGCTAACTTTGAGGCAGAATGTTGCATAGTATTTGATGGGATGGAGTTGCAAGGGGAAAGTGCAATATGGGCGGATTCAGCCACCTCTGTTGGTGCTGAAGGGTGGTTCTTGCAAGATCTTAGTAATTTAGCTCAATTTTGGGAGTGCTGTTCATCTTCTAGCTCTGGTGATGCAGATGGGGAGAGCTTTGAAGGAGATTCTCCTGTTAGACTTTCCCCTCCCTTAGACAGCACAATGCTTAATTCACACATGCTTGCAGGCAATCAAGAGCTGTTTTCAGATACTAATGAAGGGTCTGGTTTAAATTCTTTTTCAGTGTTTGAAGTGCAATGCAGTAATTCTGTCTTACCATTTCCTTTTGAAAAACTCAGTTTGGGAAATGAAAATACAGATTCTAGTAGCAATGTTGGTATGTTTGGGAAAACACAGTCGAGATTGTTAATATGGACCAAAAATAGTGCCTTTGATGAAAATGAACACTGTTCTAATCTATCAACAAGAACTTGTAGTCCATGGTCATACTCTGAAGAAACACGTTCAGACAATGAGACTTTAAATATTCCATTCGAAGAATCCCCTCAGTTTAATTCGGATGATGTTAATTATGTAGTTCCTAGAGTGTCTTCAAGTTATGTAGATGAAGAAGTTATAAATTTTTTGCAAGAGGAAACCTGCCAGGAACAGGCTAGACCTTTAGGAGAAATGCCCACCttaatttttacaaaaaaatctAAACTAGAATCTATTTGTGGAATTCAGTTGGAACAAAAATCTGAAGGCAAAGAATACGAACCTACACAAGTGTGTAGTGACAGCAGCCCACATGAAGATGACTATGGCTCAGGGGTTATTAAAGACATTTGGACAAATATGACAGACAGAAATTCTGCGGCAATTGTGGAAATAGATGGCATAGAAGAGGAATTGTTTTCAGCTGATGTAAATAATTATTGCTGCTGCTTAAATAATGAAACAAAGGAAGAAATTCTTCAAGATCCAAATAAAGCTGTGCAGAGATCAGAATATCATCTTTGGGAAGGTCAGAAAGAGAATTTGGAGAAAAGAGCTTTCGCTACAAACCGTGTATCAAAAGTGGACTGTGGCGATTATACTACACCTTCCAAACCATGGGATGTTAACCCAGATAAGGAGAGTTCCTTTATTCTCGGTGGAGTCTATGGGGAGCTGAAAACGTTTAACAGTGATGATGAGTGGGCAGTGGTACCACCCAGTCACCCAAAAGGCAACTTATTGCAGTGTGCAGCTTCTGATGTGGTTACAATAGCAGGTACAGATGTCTTCATGACCCCAGGAAACAGCTTTGCCCCCGGCCACAGGCAGTTATGGAGACCCTTACTATCATTTGAACAGAGCGAGCCATTGAAGTGTGGTGATCATGGATTAAATAGGGGTTTTTCATTTATCTTCCATGAAGACTTGCTAGAAGCTTGTGGTAATTTTCAAGGTGAAGAGTCTGGGGTTGAATATTCATTCTCTTCCTTTGACTTGAATAATCCATTTTCACAAGTTCTTCATGTAGAATGTACATTTGAACCAGAAGGAATTGCATCCTTCAGCCCTTGCTTTAAACCCAAATCTATCCTTTGCTCTGATTCCGATAGGGAAGTTTTTCATCCTAGAATATGTGGTGCTGGGAGGACACAGTACAGAGCGATACGGATTTCTCCAAGGACTCACTTCCGCCCAATTTCTGCATCTGAACTTTCTCCATGTGGTGGGAGCGAGTCTGACTTTGAATCAGAGAAAGATGAGGGGAATATTGCTGCCCCTCCTCAAGCCGAAGTGTTTGATGATCCACAAGCAGACCTCAAGCCACTGGAAGAGGATGCAGAAAAAGAAGGGCATTATTACGGCAAGTCAGAGCTTGAGTCTGGGAAGTTCCTTCCTAGGTTAAAAAAGTGCGGAATGGAAAAGAGCGCCCAGACATCTCTGGATTCCCAGGAAGAGTCATCTGGAGTGTTGCTGTCAGAAAATGAGAATTCTTGCTTGGAGTGCAGTATGAATGAACTACAAGACATGAGGGCTGTGGAAAGCTCTCAGATGAGTTGCAATGTTGTGGAGCCACAAGAAGAGGAAGACAAGTCTTGCAGTTGTAAAGATGACTCGCACACAGATAATCTTGTTTCTCCAGCACAGCCGAAAGAG TTTCCTGGATTGAATAACGATCTTCAGAAAATAAGCTACAATCAAGCAAAGCAGTGCTGGTGGGAGAAAGCTCTCTATACCCCACTCTTCCCTACGCCACAGTATGAAG aatGCTGTACAAGTGTCGAGAAGGAGAGTGGTATTGGAGAATGTACAGATATAAAAGAAATGCCGCACAGTGAAGAACATCTTTTAGATATTAATATG GTTTCTTCTGTTCACGAAGCAAGATGTGCAAACCCGAGAAGCTGCGAAACAAAATCAAATGGCTTCAGGAAGAAACTCTACTCTagtgacagcaccagctctgaaGGCACAGCGTCAGAAGGAGGAAATGGATGGGTGGATCCTTGCGAAGAAGAGCTTTTTTCTCGAACTCACTTGTAA